A region of Chelonia mydas isolate rCheMyd1 chromosome 7, rCheMyd1.pri.v2, whole genome shotgun sequence DNA encodes the following proteins:
- the FBXW12 gene encoding F-box/WD repeat-containing protein 12 isoform X1, producing the protein MGSELLTLDCLVHVFSYLEAPDLLRAARVNQAWNEAAGTTSLWRRMCLDRWTFCNISNLTPGMQTWKQYYLHRSKLEHEMASGRPSADYICRSMRGHKGKIVGLAYLSDNEHVFGAGKLRSVVCTASTDGTIRAWQVQEGTQIWSSPSQEVPFVKVITVPQYKLAISTDAFGTIKVWHGETGEELAAFSTSSSSSSLVTYSVNNKPFLTVATAGGAIYTLEVPNLNQVSCIAAFQNSSIDLLLCSPDKQCLVAGSTENANTFPKMFYTDCLINPVDEPPISSSLPVNNCAVVCWLPKAPARIAVMHQDRMSVQRNITVFDLAVKKSKYKTEVLAQQIASFTLPQSTWPTAILMEGHGTETILLGCGSNLKLYSIFGTQLEAFQHHNNTITSIWVDSFHVVTSSLDLSLRVYTWKKVNKISSLTSRYYLLGGTHRWSRVKDNLHSRGVHSYSRTRVGLPTNPATLPNATGIHLHTRSHLTTFRLLLLLLGFFFFFFKNM; encoded by the exons ATGGGCAGCGAGCTGCTCACGCTGGACTGCCTCGTCCACGTCTTCTCCTACCTGGAGGCACCGGATCTGCTCCGCGCCGCGCGGGTGAACCAG GCATGGAACGAAGCCGCAGGCACAACTTCCCTATGGAG AAGGATGTGCCTAGATCGTTGGACCTTTTGCAATATTTCCAACCTGACTCCCGGTATGCAGACATGGAAACAGTACTATCTCCACCGCTCCAAACTTGAGCATGAAATGGCATCAGGCCGGCCATCAGCTGATTATATATGTAGGTCCATGAGGGGGCATAAAG GTAAAATAGTTGGTCTGGCTTATCTCTCAGACAACGAGCACGTGTTTGGCGCTGGAAAGCTGAGGTCTGTGGTTTGCACTGCATCTACTGATGGCACTATCCGAGCATGGCAGGTCCAAGAG GGTACACAGATATGGTCAAGTCCCTCCCAGGAAGTGCCATTTGTAAAGGTTATTACTGTCCCACAGTACAAACTAGCAATCAGCACAGACGCCTTTGGAACCATTAAAGTCTGGCATGGAGAAACCGGGGAAGAGCTTGCTGCATTCTCTACATCGTCATCCTCGTCCAGTCTGGTTACCTACTCAGTGAACAATAAGCCCTTCCTAACT GTGGCTACTGCAGGAGGTGCTATCTATACGTTAGAAGTTCCTAATCTAAATCAGGTTTCATGTATTGCAGCATTTCAAAACTCTAGCATTGATTTATTACTTTGTTCACCGGACAAGCAATGTCTAGTTGCTGGATCTACTGAGAATGCAAATACATTTCCAAAG ATGTTTTATACAGATTGCTTGATTAACCCAGTGGATGAACCACCCATATCTAGTTCTCTGCCTGTCAACAATTGTGCTGTTGTCTGCTGGTTACCAAAAGCACCAGCAAGAATAGCAGTAATGCACCAAGATCGCATGTCAGTTCAAAGGAACATCACAGTGTTTGATCTAGCTGTCAAAAAGTCTAAATATAAAACGGAAGTTCTAG CTCAACAGATTGCAAGTTTCACACTGCCACAAAGCACTTGGCCCACAGCAATTCTCATGGAAGGGCATGGAACAGAAACAATTCTTCTAGGATGTGGATCAAACTTAAAACTATATTCAATTTTTGGGACTCAATTAGAAGCTTTCCAGCATCACAACAATACAATCACTTCAATATGGGTG GATTCTTTTCATGTTGTCACATCATCTTTGGATCTCTCACTCCGTGTGTACACAtggaaaaaagtaaacaaaatctCTTCACTGACAAGTCGCTATTACTTACTAGGGGGAACCCACAGATGGTCAAG AGTAaaggacaacctccattcccgaggtgttcatagcTACAGTAGAACCCGAGTTGGGCTACCTACAAATCCAGCCACTCTTCCCAATGCCACTGGGATTCATTTGCACACCAGGTCCCACCTGACTACCTTCAGATTGCTTCTgttattattgggtttttttttttttttttttaaaaacatgtga
- the FBXW12 gene encoding F-box/WD repeat-containing protein 12 isoform X5, whose protein sequence is MGSELLTLDCLVHVFSYLEAPDLLRAARVNQAWNEAAGTTSLWRRMCLDRWTFCNISNLTPGKIVGLAYLSDNEHVFGAGKLRSVVCTASTDGTIRAWQVQEGTQIWSSPSQEVPFVKVITVPQYKLAISTDAFGTIKVWHGETGEELAAFSTSSSSSSLVTYSVNNKPFLTVATAGGAIYTLEVPNLNQVSCIAAFQNSSIDLLLCSPDKQCLVAGSTENANTFPKMFYTDCLINPVDEPPISSSLPVNNCAVVCWLPKAPARIAVMHQDRMSVQRNITVFDLAVKKSKYKTEVLAQQIASFTLPQSTWPTAILMEGHGTETILLGCGSNLKLYSIFGTQLEAFQHHNNTITSIWVDSFHVVTSSLDLSLRVYTWKKVNKISSLTSRYYLLGGTHRWSRGFTDVACDNISIVGVVAESDETSILRAYSFNL, encoded by the exons ATGGGCAGCGAGCTGCTCACGCTGGACTGCCTCGTCCACGTCTTCTCCTACCTGGAGGCACCGGATCTGCTCCGCGCCGCGCGGGTGAACCAG GCATGGAACGAAGCCGCAGGCACAACTTCCCTATGGAG AAGGATGTGCCTAGATCGTTGGACCTTTTGCAATATTTCCAACCTGACTCCCG GTAAAATAGTTGGTCTGGCTTATCTCTCAGACAACGAGCACGTGTTTGGCGCTGGAAAGCTGAGGTCTGTGGTTTGCACTGCATCTACTGATGGCACTATCCGAGCATGGCAGGTCCAAGAG GGTACACAGATATGGTCAAGTCCCTCCCAGGAAGTGCCATTTGTAAAGGTTATTACTGTCCCACAGTACAAACTAGCAATCAGCACAGACGCCTTTGGAACCATTAAAGTCTGGCATGGAGAAACCGGGGAAGAGCTTGCTGCATTCTCTACATCGTCATCCTCGTCCAGTCTGGTTACCTACTCAGTGAACAATAAGCCCTTCCTAACT GTGGCTACTGCAGGAGGTGCTATCTATACGTTAGAAGTTCCTAATCTAAATCAGGTTTCATGTATTGCAGCATTTCAAAACTCTAGCATTGATTTATTACTTTGTTCACCGGACAAGCAATGTCTAGTTGCTGGATCTACTGAGAATGCAAATACATTTCCAAAG ATGTTTTATACAGATTGCTTGATTAACCCAGTGGATGAACCACCCATATCTAGTTCTCTGCCTGTCAACAATTGTGCTGTTGTCTGCTGGTTACCAAAAGCACCAGCAAGAATAGCAGTAATGCACCAAGATCGCATGTCAGTTCAAAGGAACATCACAGTGTTTGATCTAGCTGTCAAAAAGTCTAAATATAAAACGGAAGTTCTAG CTCAACAGATTGCAAGTTTCACACTGCCACAAAGCACTTGGCCCACAGCAATTCTCATGGAAGGGCATGGAACAGAAACAATTCTTCTAGGATGTGGATCAAACTTAAAACTATATTCAATTTTTGGGACTCAATTAGAAGCTTTCCAGCATCACAACAATACAATCACTTCAATATGGGTG GATTCTTTTCATGTTGTCACATCATCTTTGGATCTCTCACTCCGTGTGTACACAtggaaaaaagtaaacaaaatctCTTCACTGACAAGTCGCTATTACTTACTAGGGGGAACCCACAGATGGTCAAG GGGCTTTACAGATGTGGCATGTGACAACATCAGCATTGTAGGTGTGGTAGCTGAAAGTGACGAAACAAGTATTTTAAGAGCATATTCCTTTAACTTGTAA
- the FBXW12 gene encoding F-box/WD repeat-containing protein 12 isoform X3, with the protein MGSELLTLDCLVHVFSYLEAPDLLRAARVNQAWNEAAGTTSLWRRMCLDRWTFCNISNLTPGMQTWKQYYLHRSKLEHEMASGRPSADYICRSMRGHKGKIVGLAYLSDNEHVFGAGKLRSVVCTASTDGTIRAWQVQEGTQIWSSPSQEVPFVKVITVPQYKLAISTDAFGTIKVWHGETGEELAAFSTSSSSSSLVTYSVNNKPFLTVATAGGAIYTLEVPNLNQVSCIAAFQNSSIDLLLCSPDKQCLVAGSTENANTFPKMFYTDCLINPVDEPPISSSLPVNNCAVVCWLPKAPARIAVMHQDRMSVQRNITVFDLAVKKSKYKTEVLAQQIASFTLPQSTWPTAILMEGHGTETILLGCGSNLKLYSIFGTQLEAFQHHNNTITSIWVDSFHVVTSSLDLSLRVYTWKKVNKISSLTSRYYLLGGTHRWSSTLKGELTLAINVRQIFFEDSSSDHPHIKYQT; encoded by the exons ATGGGCAGCGAGCTGCTCACGCTGGACTGCCTCGTCCACGTCTTCTCCTACCTGGAGGCACCGGATCTGCTCCGCGCCGCGCGGGTGAACCAG GCATGGAACGAAGCCGCAGGCACAACTTCCCTATGGAG AAGGATGTGCCTAGATCGTTGGACCTTTTGCAATATTTCCAACCTGACTCCCGGTATGCAGACATGGAAACAGTACTATCTCCACCGCTCCAAACTTGAGCATGAAATGGCATCAGGCCGGCCATCAGCTGATTATATATGTAGGTCCATGAGGGGGCATAAAG GTAAAATAGTTGGTCTGGCTTATCTCTCAGACAACGAGCACGTGTTTGGCGCTGGAAAGCTGAGGTCTGTGGTTTGCACTGCATCTACTGATGGCACTATCCGAGCATGGCAGGTCCAAGAG GGTACACAGATATGGTCAAGTCCCTCCCAGGAAGTGCCATTTGTAAAGGTTATTACTGTCCCACAGTACAAACTAGCAATCAGCACAGACGCCTTTGGAACCATTAAAGTCTGGCATGGAGAAACCGGGGAAGAGCTTGCTGCATTCTCTACATCGTCATCCTCGTCCAGTCTGGTTACCTACTCAGTGAACAATAAGCCCTTCCTAACT GTGGCTACTGCAGGAGGTGCTATCTATACGTTAGAAGTTCCTAATCTAAATCAGGTTTCATGTATTGCAGCATTTCAAAACTCTAGCATTGATTTATTACTTTGTTCACCGGACAAGCAATGTCTAGTTGCTGGATCTACTGAGAATGCAAATACATTTCCAAAG ATGTTTTATACAGATTGCTTGATTAACCCAGTGGATGAACCACCCATATCTAGTTCTCTGCCTGTCAACAATTGTGCTGTTGTCTGCTGGTTACCAAAAGCACCAGCAAGAATAGCAGTAATGCACCAAGATCGCATGTCAGTTCAAAGGAACATCACAGTGTTTGATCTAGCTGTCAAAAAGTCTAAATATAAAACGGAAGTTCTAG CTCAACAGATTGCAAGTTTCACACTGCCACAAAGCACTTGGCCCACAGCAATTCTCATGGAAGGGCATGGAACAGAAACAATTCTTCTAGGATGTGGATCAAACTTAAAACTATATTCAATTTTTGGGACTCAATTAGAAGCTTTCCAGCATCACAACAATACAATCACTTCAATATGGGTG GATTCTTTTCATGTTGTCACATCATCTTTGGATCTCTCACTCCGTGTGTACACAtggaaaaaagtaaacaaaatctCTTCACTGACAAGTCGCTATTACTTACTAGGGGGAACCCACAGATGGTCAAG TacattgaaaggtgaactgacaTTGGCAATCAATGTGAGGCAGATTTTCTTTGAAGACAGCAGCAGTGACCACCCCCACATAAAATATCAAACTTAA
- the FBXW12 gene encoding F-box/WD repeat-containing protein 12 isoform X4 — protein sequence MGSELLTLDCLVHVFSYLEAPDLLRAARVNQAWNEAAGTTSLWRRMCLDRWTFCNISNLTPGKIVGLAYLSDNEHVFGAGKLRSVVCTASTDGTIRAWQVQEGTQIWSSPSQEVPFVKVITVPQYKLAISTDAFGTIKVWHGETGEELAAFSTSSSSSSLVTYSVNNKPFLTVATAGGAIYTLEVPNLNQVSCIAAFQNSSIDLLLCSPDKQCLVAGSTENANTFPKMFYTDCLINPVDEPPISSSLPVNNCAVVCWLPKAPARIAVMHQDRMSVQRNITVFDLAVKKSKYKTEVLAQQIASFTLPQSTWPTAILMEGHGTETILLGCGSNLKLYSIFGTQLEAFQHHNNTITSIWVDSFHVVTSSLDLSLRVYTWKKVNKISSLTSRYYLLGGTHRWSRVKDNLHSRGVHSYSRTRVGLPTNPATLPNATGIHLHTRSHLTTFRLLLLLLGFFFFFFKNM from the exons ATGGGCAGCGAGCTGCTCACGCTGGACTGCCTCGTCCACGTCTTCTCCTACCTGGAGGCACCGGATCTGCTCCGCGCCGCGCGGGTGAACCAG GCATGGAACGAAGCCGCAGGCACAACTTCCCTATGGAG AAGGATGTGCCTAGATCGTTGGACCTTTTGCAATATTTCCAACCTGACTCCCG GTAAAATAGTTGGTCTGGCTTATCTCTCAGACAACGAGCACGTGTTTGGCGCTGGAAAGCTGAGGTCTGTGGTTTGCACTGCATCTACTGATGGCACTATCCGAGCATGGCAGGTCCAAGAG GGTACACAGATATGGTCAAGTCCCTCCCAGGAAGTGCCATTTGTAAAGGTTATTACTGTCCCACAGTACAAACTAGCAATCAGCACAGACGCCTTTGGAACCATTAAAGTCTGGCATGGAGAAACCGGGGAAGAGCTTGCTGCATTCTCTACATCGTCATCCTCGTCCAGTCTGGTTACCTACTCAGTGAACAATAAGCCCTTCCTAACT GTGGCTACTGCAGGAGGTGCTATCTATACGTTAGAAGTTCCTAATCTAAATCAGGTTTCATGTATTGCAGCATTTCAAAACTCTAGCATTGATTTATTACTTTGTTCACCGGACAAGCAATGTCTAGTTGCTGGATCTACTGAGAATGCAAATACATTTCCAAAG ATGTTTTATACAGATTGCTTGATTAACCCAGTGGATGAACCACCCATATCTAGTTCTCTGCCTGTCAACAATTGTGCTGTTGTCTGCTGGTTACCAAAAGCACCAGCAAGAATAGCAGTAATGCACCAAGATCGCATGTCAGTTCAAAGGAACATCACAGTGTTTGATCTAGCTGTCAAAAAGTCTAAATATAAAACGGAAGTTCTAG CTCAACAGATTGCAAGTTTCACACTGCCACAAAGCACTTGGCCCACAGCAATTCTCATGGAAGGGCATGGAACAGAAACAATTCTTCTAGGATGTGGATCAAACTTAAAACTATATTCAATTTTTGGGACTCAATTAGAAGCTTTCCAGCATCACAACAATACAATCACTTCAATATGGGTG GATTCTTTTCATGTTGTCACATCATCTTTGGATCTCTCACTCCGTGTGTACACAtggaaaaaagtaaacaaaatctCTTCACTGACAAGTCGCTATTACTTACTAGGGGGAACCCACAGATGGTCAAG AGTAaaggacaacctccattcccgaggtgttcatagcTACAGTAGAACCCGAGTTGGGCTACCTACAAATCCAGCCACTCTTCCCAATGCCACTGGGATTCATTTGCACACCAGGTCCCACCTGACTACCTTCAGATTGCTTCTgttattattgggtttttttttttttttttttaaaaacatgtga
- the FBXW12 gene encoding F-box/WD repeat-containing protein 12 isoform X2: protein MGSELLTLDCLVHVFSYLEAPDLLRAARVNQAWNEAAGTTSLWRRMCLDRWTFCNISNLTPGMQTWKQYYLHRSKLEHEMASGRPSADYICRSMRGHKGKIVGLAYLSDNEHVFGAGKLRSVVCTASTDGTIRAWQVQEGTQIWSSPSQEVPFVKVITVPQYKLAISTDAFGTIKVWHGETGEELAAFSTSSSSSSLVTYSVNNKPFLTVATAGGAIYTLEVPNLNQVSCIAAFQNSSIDLLLCSPDKQCLVAGSTENANTFPKMFYTDCLINPVDEPPISSSLPVNNCAVVCWLPKAPARIAVMHQDRMSVQRNITVFDLAVKKSKYKTEVLAQQIASFTLPQSTWPTAILMEGHGTETILLGCGSNLKLYSIFGTQLEAFQHHNNTITSIWVDSFHVVTSSLDLSLRVYTWKKVNKISSLTSRYYLLGGTHRWSRGFTDVACDNISIVGVVAESDETSILRAYSFNL, encoded by the exons ATGGGCAGCGAGCTGCTCACGCTGGACTGCCTCGTCCACGTCTTCTCCTACCTGGAGGCACCGGATCTGCTCCGCGCCGCGCGGGTGAACCAG GCATGGAACGAAGCCGCAGGCACAACTTCCCTATGGAG AAGGATGTGCCTAGATCGTTGGACCTTTTGCAATATTTCCAACCTGACTCCCGGTATGCAGACATGGAAACAGTACTATCTCCACCGCTCCAAACTTGAGCATGAAATGGCATCAGGCCGGCCATCAGCTGATTATATATGTAGGTCCATGAGGGGGCATAAAG GTAAAATAGTTGGTCTGGCTTATCTCTCAGACAACGAGCACGTGTTTGGCGCTGGAAAGCTGAGGTCTGTGGTTTGCACTGCATCTACTGATGGCACTATCCGAGCATGGCAGGTCCAAGAG GGTACACAGATATGGTCAAGTCCCTCCCAGGAAGTGCCATTTGTAAAGGTTATTACTGTCCCACAGTACAAACTAGCAATCAGCACAGACGCCTTTGGAACCATTAAAGTCTGGCATGGAGAAACCGGGGAAGAGCTTGCTGCATTCTCTACATCGTCATCCTCGTCCAGTCTGGTTACCTACTCAGTGAACAATAAGCCCTTCCTAACT GTGGCTACTGCAGGAGGTGCTATCTATACGTTAGAAGTTCCTAATCTAAATCAGGTTTCATGTATTGCAGCATTTCAAAACTCTAGCATTGATTTATTACTTTGTTCACCGGACAAGCAATGTCTAGTTGCTGGATCTACTGAGAATGCAAATACATTTCCAAAG ATGTTTTATACAGATTGCTTGATTAACCCAGTGGATGAACCACCCATATCTAGTTCTCTGCCTGTCAACAATTGTGCTGTTGTCTGCTGGTTACCAAAAGCACCAGCAAGAATAGCAGTAATGCACCAAGATCGCATGTCAGTTCAAAGGAACATCACAGTGTTTGATCTAGCTGTCAAAAAGTCTAAATATAAAACGGAAGTTCTAG CTCAACAGATTGCAAGTTTCACACTGCCACAAAGCACTTGGCCCACAGCAATTCTCATGGAAGGGCATGGAACAGAAACAATTCTTCTAGGATGTGGATCAAACTTAAAACTATATTCAATTTTTGGGACTCAATTAGAAGCTTTCCAGCATCACAACAATACAATCACTTCAATATGGGTG GATTCTTTTCATGTTGTCACATCATCTTTGGATCTCTCACTCCGTGTGTACACAtggaaaaaagtaaacaaaatctCTTCACTGACAAGTCGCTATTACTTACTAGGGGGAACCCACAGATGGTCAAG GGGCTTTACAGATGTGGCATGTGACAACATCAGCATTGTAGGTGTGGTAGCTGAAAGTGACGAAACAAGTATTTTAAGAGCATATTCCTTTAACTTGTAA